One Arachis hypogaea cultivar Tifrunner chromosome 2, arahy.Tifrunner.gnm2.J5K5, whole genome shotgun sequence genomic window, aattgagCCAGGGCTGGAGCTTTTCTTTTCCTTATTCCAACCCAAAGGGGTATGGAAGGGATTGTGAGTAAATTTAAACAGCACACCAGGTTTTTTGGTTTTCAAATTATATAAGTATTCCTTCAAAGATTTCAAGGAAATGTTTTTGAAAGTTAAGTCAGTGGATGAGGATTTCCCGTTTTATCTAGATGAACACCTTGGGGAGAAATTCCCCTTGTATTGGTGTTGCCAACCGCAACATATATTAGGTCCTGAACTGATAACTAGCCGGAATGAGTGTATTATATCTTTTCTGATTGAAATGGTATCTAAGGGAGGACTGATGTCTGTGTCCGAGTTGCTTCCTTGGGAAGATGACAGGTCGGCTGTGATGGACTACTTTGGTGAGGTCATTGgattatattttgttttgagtAGTTTTTGattgaatgatgttttctctgattattattttttatctgtgTGGCAGCTGGGAAATTTCCGGGAGTGTCAGCTTCTACCCTTAGGGCCCGGTTTAAATCAAAAAATTTTGAAGGTTCATCTTCGAATGCTGAAAAAATGGATGTTGGGGGTGAAGTTGACCAGCCCCCTCCTAGGAAGAAAGGGAtagtttttaagaaaaggaaaattgaGGTTACTGTTACTGCTGGGAACAGGATAAAAAAGGTGTGATTCAACTTGAAGACCTATCCGGTTTTAGTGCAAAACAGGATAAGCTCCACGCTTTTGACAATGAGGGAGATGGCTTGTCTGTTTGGGATCGGGGGTTTCCTTTCAATGTTGTTGCAGACGAGGTTGCCCAAAGCTTTTCAGACATAGCTCGGGTTGAAGAGGCTGGGGATGTGGGAGTTGATCAGTTTCTTCAGGTTAACTTTTCTACTGAATCGTCTCAATTCAAATATTTGTATCGTATATTTTATACTGTTAAGTTTATAATTTTTAGGTGTTGGGTTTTCGTTTGGCTTGTATCGGCCGAAGTCAAGAGAAGAAGCACAAGAAAATTGTTACCGAGATTGAACAGCATGCTGTTTTGAAAGAACAGCTGACTTCAAAAGAAGCAGTCCTAACTGAACTAAAGAAGAAtgtttctgatttggaaaagGAATTGAAGGTTGAGAAAGAAAGTTGTGAAAAGGCTGCcgagcttttgaaaaagaaagaaactgagcttgaaaacataaataaacgaGTTATTGATATGACTGTACAAATGAAGGAGTTTGAGGCAGTTAGAGAGGGTGATATTCTTGATGCCTTTGCTTAAGGCTTCGAACGTGCTGTGACTCAGGCGAAGTTTCTCATGCCTGATGGTGACTTTGCACCTATGGACCCGAGTAAGGTGGTTCGGGATGGTCAGCTTGTAGATGATGAAGAGGTGATTGAAGAAGGTGGTGATAACTTAGTTAACTAGTTTGCTTTGTGTAATCTTCAGttgtttttgcttttgttttGGGAATCATGGCCCATGACTGTGTTATTTTGTTTGACGGCTGTGTGTAATTAGGTTTTGTATGACCCTAATTACGCTGTCTGATACCCGTAAAAGGGACTTGTGAACTGTATTTTTAATATTGCTTTGCATATTTATCTGTTTTGTCTGTTAAGAGGAGGAGTTTGTAATGTGAATACAATTTTCCTCATGGTGTTTTTTAGCAAATTGAAATTAAGGTTAGTTTAAAAAGAACATGCTAACAAACGTCGTAAATGTAATTGAATTTTATTCAAAGCAGTACCTTAACAACTTAATCCTGGTaagctagcctcgttaaaacctccttGAGCAAAATCTTTTTGGGAAAAATCTCAAGTGAAGAAAAAGAATACTAGCATTCTGCTGTGCCTTAGCTGTAATATTGCTTTAAAGAATTGACATTCCATATACTTGGGATCTTAGTACCATCCAAATGTTCTAGTCTGTAAGCTCCTCTCCCGAGGACTTTGAATATCCGGTAGGGTCCATCCCATGTTGCTGCAAGCTTTCCATGGGAAGATGGTCGGCGAGCTTCTTCAGTTTTTCTTAGCACTAGATCTCCAATGTTGAAGGATCTTGGTTGAACTCGTTTGGCATGTCTTCGGCCGAGTTGTTGTTGTAGAGCTCGGTGGCGAATGGCTGCTGTATTCCTGATTTCTTCTATTAAGTCGAGCTCTGCTTGGCGAGCTTGATCATGATTCTCTGCTAGCGTCCGTAAGGATTGTTGTGAAACCTCCAGAGGAATCATAGCCTCGGATCCATATACCAAGCGAAATAGGGTCTCTTTAGTGGATGTATGTACTATAGTGTTGTATGACCATAATACTTCTAGGATTAGCTCGGCCCAGAGCCCCTTGGCATTGTCGAGCTTTTTCCTTAAAGCGTGCAAGACGACCTTATTAGCGGCTTCAGCTAAGCCGTTAGATTGTGGGTGTTCCACGGATGAGAAGTGCTGGTTTATCCTCAGTTTCtgcaaaaaatctttaaaattatgaTCGGTAAACTGCCGACCATTGTCTGTGACAATATGTCGAGGAATTCCAAATCGGCATATGATGTATTTCCAAACAAAGGATATCATCTGGGAGGATGTGATTCTCGCCAGGGGTTGTGCTTCAATCCACTTGCTGAAGTAATCAATAGCAACTACCAAATACTTCATCTGCCCAGGTGCAGTGGGAAACGGGCCGAGGATGTCAATCCCCCACTGGTTAAATGGCCAACTTACTACAGACTGGTGAAGATGCTCGGCTGGAATGTTAATGATCGGTGCGTGCTTTTGACATTGATCACACGTTCTGACCTTCTTTCTGCTATCCTCCCACAGACTCGGCCAGTAAAAACCAGCTCGAAGTATTTTCTGTGCTAGGCTTCTTGCCCCCGAGTGTATCCCACATATTCCTTCATGAGCCTCGGCTAACACAAGATCGGCCTCATTCCTGTCCAAACATTTCAAAAGTGGTCGGGAGTATCCCCGCCTATATAGAACGTTATTCATTAATGTGAAGAAAGAAGCTTGTCGTCGGAATCTTTTCTTATCTGAGATCTCTTTCGGAAGAAAGCCTTCTTTTAGGTACTGTATGTAACGTAATTGCCAACTTGTCTCATTAAAAGAGTTTAAAGTGCTAATGATATATATGCTTGGCTTGTCTAAAGTCGACTGCAGTAATGTTGCTGTGTGTGATTGTGTAGTGGCTAATTTTGATAGAATGTCAGCCCTATGATTTTGGTCTCTTGGAATGTGGcaaatttctattttttgaaaaccATTTACCAATTGCTGAACAATTTCTAAATATTTCAATAAAACTTGGTctttagtttgaaagacttgatTCACTTGCTGGACTATTAACAAAGAATCACAATAGACCTTTAAGCTGGTAATATGCAAATCAACGGCTAACCTGAGCCCAGCGACTAGGGCTTCGTATTCGGCCTGGTTATTGCTTGCTTTAAAGGAGAAGCGGAGAGAATGCTCGAGGATAATACCCTCCGGACTTTCTAACAATATTCCCGCCCCCGACCCTTGGGGGTTTGAAGCTCCATCCATAAACAAGGTCCAATTTGAGCTTTCGTCATCCAGACATGGCTGGGTGAGCTCCGCCACAAAATCGGCTAAGTATTGGAACTTGACGGATCCTCTTGGTTGGTATTGAATATCAAATTCTGACAGTTCAATGGCCCATTTGATAAGTCTGCCTGCTAATTCTGGTTTTGAGAGGATTTATCGGAGAGGCTGCTCGGTTCTGACGATGATGGTGTGGCCCTGGAAGTATGGTCGAAGTCGTCTCGACGAGAAGACCAAGGCCAGTGTGAGCTTTTCCAACCTAGGGTATCGAAGCTCGGCGCCTTGCAGTGACTTGCTCACAAAATAGATCGGCTATTGACCTATCTCTCTTTCTGTTACAAGGACAAAACTGATTGCCACATCAGTAATAGACAAGTATATGTATAATGGCTCATTGATCTTTGGTTTTTGTAAAACAGGTGGTTTTGAAAGGAATTGTTTTAGATTTTAAAATGCAGTTTCACAACTTTCAGTCCATTCAAAACGTTTTGTGTTCTTCTTTAAACATTGGAAAAAGTTAAAAGATTTTAATGCCAAACAGGGTAGAAATCTTGATAAAGCCGCGAGCCGTCCTGTTAGTCTCTGAACCTCTTTTAGTGTTCTTGGACTTTTCATATCAAGTATTGCCTGACATTTTTCGGGATTTGCTTCTATTCCTCGGCTGGTGAGGATGAATCCGAGGAATTTTCCTCCGCGAACCCCAAAAGTGCACTTTTCAGGATTCAGTCTCATATTATATCGTCGGATTTGCCCAAAAATTTTGGCTAGGTCGTTGATATGAGAGCTGCCGACCATGGTTTTGGCGaccatgtcgtccacataaacttcgaTATTCTGACCTATTTGGTTctcgaagaccttattcattaatcgcTGATATGtcgcacctgcattctttaaaccaaaaggcataacaTTATAGCAAAAATTACCATATTCAGTTAtgaaggcagttttctcttggtcagATGGATGCATGAGGATCTGGTTATAGCCAGAATGTGCGTACATAAAACATAATGAACCATAACCGCAAGAATTGTCAACTAAAGAGTCAATGCAAGGTAAAGGATAAGCATctttaggacatgccttatttaagtcagtgaaatcgacgcacatgcgccacttaccGTTACTCTTTTTTACCATAACAACGTTGGCGAGCCATGTTGTGAACCTGATTTCTCGGATGAAGTTAGGAGTAATGAGCTTTTTGACCTCCGCAAGGGATGCAAGGCGTTTCTCAGCGCCGATATTTCATTTCTTTTGTGAGATTGGCCGAGCTTCTGGATTAATTTCCAATTTGTGCATAATGATGGATGGATCTATTCCGGGCATATCGGCAGGAGTCCAAGCAAATAAGTCGGCATTCTCACGTAAGAACCGTATGAGGGAGTCTTTTTCCTTCGTACTGATCGTCGTTCCTACAAAAGTGAATTTCATGGGATCCTCAGTTTGGGGGACCTTCATTAAGTCCTCATTTGGCATAGGCCGATCTTCAAAGTCGGCTCGTGGATCTATTTCTGTCAATCTCGGCTGGTCTGGTTGTATGGAGTTGACCTGCACCATGTGACTCTTTTTGATGGGATTCAAGCTTATGTTATAGCATTGCCGAGCTTCATGGAGGTCGCCGTATATGGTGGCCACTGCATTACCCTGTACAGGAAACTTAACACAAAGGTGAACTGTAGACACAATTGCTGCAAATCTATTTAAAAATGGTCTACCTAAGATAAGATTATACGGACTAAAGCAGTCGACAACAAGATATTGAATGTCTTGTGTCTTAAATAATGGTTGCTCAtcgagtgtggtttgtaaccacacggAACCCAAAACAGGGACTCGCTCCCCTGAAAATCTGACCAAGTCTCCATGGTATGGTTGCAAAATGTTGCTGCTTAGTTTCATCTTTTCAAAGGTGGTAAAAAATAACACATCGGCACTACTTCCAGGATCGAGAAGCACTTTGCAAACTATTAAGTCCCCCAACTGAACAGAAATTACAACTGGATCGTCATAATTAGCATCTGTACGATTAAAGTCGGTTGAACGGAAAGTCACTTCTGGGACATCCTGAATCGGCTGAGGAGCTTTAGGGGCATCTGTTACTGCCAACATGGCCCTATAGGCTCTTTTTCGGGCCGAGCTTGTATTTCCACCTCCAGCATATCCTCCCGAAATACAATTTATAATTCCTCTGGGTTGGGCTGGTGCTTTATCTTTCTCCTTTGATGATGGGGTTACTGTTGATAGGTCAGAAGCCAAGGTTATTTTCTTTTGCATGTGCCCTGCAATAAATTTGTCGAGGTGGCCTTGTCTTGCGAGGCGCTCGAGGAGATCCTTAGCGATCACACATTCATCGGTGGTGTACCCGTGTTTCTGATGAAAGGTGCAATATTTGGATTTATCGACAGTTTTGGACTCTGGGTAAGTGCCAGCCTTACGAGGAGGCTTGATTAACTTGGATTTGAGTATTTCTTTGATAATGTCATCCCTCTTCGTGTTGAACTGTGTGTATGACTCGTAACGGGAAACGTGCTTAAAAGGTTTCTTGCTATCCCGGGGTTTGTCATCGTCTTTGACAATAGCTGATTTCTCTGCCTTTCGGGCTTGTTGAAGTTCTTCGACATCTATCTGTCCCTTGGCTTTTTCACGAAATTCTGCCAGGGTTTTCGGTTTAGTCACAGCAATGGTCTCCTGGAATTTGCCGGGACGAAGGCCGCTTTTAATAGCGTGGAGGTGGACTTCAGGATGAAGATCGAGGATTCTCATGGCGACCTTTGTAAACGAGTAATATAATCCTTCAGGCTTTCTTGTGGGCCTTGTTTAATGGTTGTCAGGTAGTCGGAATCATGCAGGTATATTGCTGATGCTGCAAAGTGATCTTCGAATTGCTTGGCCAATTCTTGGAAATGTGATATTGAATCTGCAGGCAAAGAGCAAAACCAGTCAAGTGCAGGACCATCTAAAAAGGAtggaaaacaacgacataaaatAGGGTCGGATGCACCGTTAACGATCATAATAGATCGAAATTTTTTAATATGCTGCTTCGGGTCTTCTAACCCATCATATGGGGTTAAAGTCGTTGGCAGGGTGAACTGTCTGGGGAGTTGAAAATTCATTATGTCGGCCGTGAATGGGCCAGCACAGTTGTCGCGCTCCTCTTCCTCAACTTCTGGTTGGGCATCTTCTTCCTCACGCTGAGGTGTTTCAGAAACATGGGTCGGCATTGATTGACGCTCATGATTTTCCTCTCGGTTATGATGATCACTGTTGTGCTCTAACCGAGCATTAACTAATTGCGCAATTTGATCTTGCATTCTTCGATTTTCCTCCGCCATTTGTTGATTTGCTTGTTGAAGCTTGGTCACCATCCGTAGGAGCTCGGATGGGGTAGGAGGAGGAGCATCAGCCATGAATGTATTTTAAGGGTGTTTTGGGACCTTTGTGAATGATATTTCAAAGTTGTTcggcccacggtgggcgccaaatgttcttgCCTGATTACTCCGAGATATAGCTCGTCCCCTGATAAGGTCGGTGAACTTCAAGAGTAGATCAAGATATACGTCGGCGATGGATGAACGGCgagggtgggtacctgcaaaggcactccgatgctCAAATTAGTATAAAGTGGATAGTAGATCTTAGTTTTGGAAAATGTATCATACCTTCGTCAGCTTTCCTTGTCTGCTTTATATTAGTGAAAATGGTCGGCCATTTTCCTTAGGTTGTAACGCCCAAGAAGAGGATTAATTGTAAATCCGACGTTATTGATTAATGGTTGTTTATGGTCATTATGAAATCGTCGGTTATGATCGGATCTCAGGCGTTTCCGAGCTATAACTTGTAACCGATGCTTACTGGTCATATCACCTTGTGACTTGCCCCATCTTTTGCGATGTCAAACCTTCGCACGTACTGTATCAGAAGAATAGTTACGAGCAAGCCATAGCTACCCATGAAAAGAGATTGGAAAAGTACTCTGCTGAGAGGATCCGGGGTTGGAGGTTAGCTTTGAAGACAATCTCCAATTTCAGTGGATTTGAATTACGATGTGAACGGTACGTGCTAGCTATCCTTATTGAACACGATTTTTGGGTGAATTCGCCCCGATTTTGCTAGCTACGACAAAATACTAACATTTAAATTGAGCTCATCTAGCTTCAATGCTACTGGAACTGTGAAGCTTTCATCGCAGTTTGTACTTGTCCACTGTTCTGCACGCTTCCTTGTGAATTTACTTCTGAAGCCATGGTTctagagctctgataccatgaaaggTATCAGGCCTGAGCTGAGAGAgaataaagaagagaagagaaaaaggttGAAGAGAGAAAGCGAGACTTTGGATTATGATCTTACACAATGAATGAGATTCTTACATCACAGGTCTATATATAGATGAGTGTTGCTACTCACAGCTGGTACAGCTGGCACTAACTGTAATTGACTCCTAACAACCCATAACTACCTTCTAACTGACTTAACACACTCGCAACTAACTCTAACTTTCTCTTACTACTATCAATGGGGATTGGGACCTCATGGCATTCTTTGACGTTTTTGTAGTTATGATAATGATGAGGACTATCTGCAAAAAGTTGTTGACTTGATCAGATCTCATTGCTTCTCCGAAATTGATGTTTTTATCAGTTTAAACGTGGAAGATCAGTCCTGCTACTCCTTCACAGGTTTTCTCTATAATGCTTTGCGCCAGCAGAGATTCAAAACTTTCTTCAGGTACAGGTTATTGAAGAGCGGGAACCAAAGAATTTTGGGCTCCAATCAGTGGCGGAACTTGAAGCAAAATTTTGGGGGGccagatagaaaataattgtcaaaatgttttgatatggaccccatttaagataagctcgtctaatctcatctctctggtttgggtgatattgccaaatttaaagccgtttttcAATATCTCGTTTCAAAAAGTTAAGGTTAAAGTCATCAgatgtaactttttgaacttttgaaggttatatctcactttcttcgttattcattaaagtagaagaactatctacaggtgttgatattgtaaaagttatatgttctccttcttaaatattagccttcctcttaaaaaatgtattaattctttgatttttcattattattttatataaaaatttaaatatatatcctgtaaaatatgtaaagaagttagaaggacaaatattaaaatttataattattgaatttttttatcaatttatacaaatacaataatattaatacttattgaatattctattattttttatcatataaaaaattaaattgtataaatagtaaaatataaaataatattaaattaaataaataaaaaatatctaattttttatatttgaatttaaagatagagagagtgttgtttattgaacttattagatattttaagtcatagtaaagtatttaagtcaattgaattattttttatcttttaaaaaagtactactaagttttttataaaaagtttgggggcCCATGGCcccccttgtctgaactaagctccgccACTGACTCCAATTATGCCGAAGTAATTGGAAGGTCCAaactttcaataattgttttctcGGAAAGATATGCACGTGACGTTAGGTATCTAAATGAACTTATCGAGATCGTTGAGTGCAAGAGGACGAAGAAGCAACGGGTTTTCCCGGTCTTTTACAATTTGGAGCCATCACATGTAAGGTATCAGACATCTTCTTATGACTCAGCCATGGCTACACATGAAGAGAGTTATGGAACGGAAATTGTCCAGCCTTGGAGGTCAGCTATGTTTGAAGTCGCCAACTTGAGAGGATTTACATTCAAATCTGGGTAtgttcttttcctctcctttagACAACATGTAATTAACGACTTCAGTTTTATTCTTTCTCTTTCACCATGTTTGGCCACATAGTATAATTCATTTACACTCAATTCATTGCTGTAGTTTTGTCCCAAATACCATTCAATTACATCAAACAAAGGAGTAACTCATATAAACCTGTTATGCAGTAATTAAGAAGTAAGTAGTTATTAGGATGTTAATACTAAGAAAACAGTATAAATAAGAGATTACACTAGAATATTTATACAtgttatttcaaatatttttccacAAATTAGCTGCAagaataattaactattttccagaaaaataatcaaatttatcatAGTAAAATACTGTATTATAATCTTTATAATCAACTTTTTTcataaatatcaaatatatattcttatataATTACTGATTCTTATGTCTATGTCATATAGTTAGAAATTTTATATTACCAAATtatctatatattattatagaagttaattttttattttttattttaactatgcTAACTAATccattcttaatatataaaagtaaatgGATAAGTTTACCTATATTACTTTTaagatatttttctctttctactAATGTCATGTCAACAATATCACTTAtttggcaaaattttagaatcGATCACTTATTTTTTGgcaaatcaactattatttttaaatcagcaaaaaaataaatatacaaaaaaatatacaagtaatagaaatatatacaaattaggGTGCAAAATTACCAAtgacaataattaaaaattaatagtatCTAACCAAATTTGTAACCAACAAAGACATTGAATTCTATtcctatattaattatttttacggTTATAAACagaacaataaatttataaccaaataattaatttattaatttttataaataactcattaaatataataaacatctatgttacaaatgtcataataatatgaaaaagtatagggtaccaatatTCTATCTACCAACTTAttgccaacaataattaattattatattttaaacacatgtatAAGGAGACACATccattagacacatccacaaagacacttccattaaacacaGTCATAaacaagagttggcagaagtggATAGAAATGTTGTTTGTAACGTAGCGGAAttgtaataaaattattaatcataataaattttacgttacaaatatttaaatttcatactatttgaactacttatataagtctcttatcactattctTTCAAATGAtatcaaatttagcacaaaaaatttatttccaaAATACAAAATATCTCAAACTTACTCATTGGAGCATCATCCTTCCCGTGGTTAAAAAACATTAACACCCACAAATGAAGAGGAATCTCTTTActtagaaatgattatattagatgaaaaggtacaaaacaaacatatttattgtatttttaaattgaatttacaaaaaaagaatactttaattaattttgctttttatactttttatattattttataatactttatatataattgtattttaataccATTAAAATTATAATTCTTTCAATATGTTATTCATTGTTCCTTttctaataacttaaaaaaatgtaaagaaaaaTATGATGAACAAATTCAAACATTTGTTACAAGAAGGAAAagtctatattataaaaaatttaaaaatagaagatgCAAATGATTTGTATAGACCAACTAAAGATACAAtgaaagtaaattttttattcacaactgatgttgtgaaaaaaaattaaagatccagttttaaatatttttcaacagTATTTTGAATTTGCATAACGTGAAACATTGTCTGACAGAGTGggtcaaaaaatatattaataggtaatttcattttatactatttcaattattaaaacaaattctacacatttttgttctttttattttaaatgtcaTTTGAAAACTGCATGTGCATCAAGATATTAAGGAGAAAGAAACcatacaaattcaagatacatctTTGGAAGACGAACATACATGCAAAGATGGAACAAACAACACAATAAAAAGTGCATgcaactcaacaattcataaagaatATGCATTCACAAGCACCTACGACATAAAGAAGAAAGTAATAACTCTAAGTCTCtaacaacaatcaataaaaaaaaaaagaggacgaGCATACATAAGAAGACTAAGTTCATCaactaaaataaatacaaaaatcaaaccaccaaataaaaatatcactttgtacaactccaacatcaaaatcttttgtactacaaattattttaaataaaataccttTCAAATTAAACTTTagtttacacatatttaatttaattctacaaaacataaaattttttaatatttattatatattatcgtTAATTTACCGCCCCTCGCGCGGGTCGCGGTCTCATTCTAGTATCCTTAAAGTTTAACTATCTTCAGCTTCATGGTTTTTAAAAAAGTAGTTAAAtcctttaataaaaaaatgatgaaTTC contains:
- the LOC112722104 gene encoding uncharacterized protein; translated protein: MRILDLHPEVHLHAIKSGLRPGKFQETIAVTKPKTLAEFREKAKGQIDVEELQQARKAEKSAIVKDDDKPRDSKKPFKHVSRYESYTQFNTKRDDIIKEILKSKLIKPPRKAGTYPESKTVDKSKYCTFHQKHGYTTDECVIAKDLLERLARQGHLDKFIAGHMQKKITLASDLSTVTPSSKEKDKAPAQPRGIINCISGGYAGGGNTSSARKRAYRAMLAVTDAPKAPQPIQDVPEVTFRSTDFNRTDANYDDPVVISVQLGDLIVCKVLLDPGSSADVLFFTTFEKMKLSSNILQPYHGDLVRFSGERVPVLGSVWLQTTLDEQPLFKTQDIQYLVVDCFSPYNLILGRPFLNRFAAIVSTVHLCVKFPVQGNAVATIYGDLHEARQCYNISLNPIKKSHMVQVNSIQPDQPRLTEIDPRADFEDRPMPNEDLMKVPQTEDPMKFTFVGTTISTKEKDSLIRFLRENADLFAWTPADMPGIDPSIIMHKLEINPEARPISQKK